In one Aquificaceae bacterium genomic region, the following are encoded:
- a CDS encoding MFS transporter: protein MKLINTDITCRLDSMPWTGFHTRFVFALGITWVLDAFEVVIVSAVLKPMAKSLQFTPQQSSMMVSGFLLGAILGSLIFGYLADRYGRKKLFLITLLLYAGGTFLTGFASSFEAALLFRITAGAGLGGEFAAIQSAIDEFVPSRHRGKVDGTITALWNLGSLMASLSAIGLLKVMDEGLAWRVAYLFGGVLALLVVFVRLYVPESPRWLLSRGRLEEAEKIVQRVEQEAGGRKTYDRCDVPVFEGSLLDASKIILSRYRWRFLFSASMSFTILTTYYGMITLLPLILSEVYSLSSKEIPQILTLGSLGGLIGGLVVAFLVDRIGRIPLGILISLLSALLSISFLLGFDIKFTFFVYSLIAFSFASVAYVIATEIYPSYIRAYAIGILSIIGRLSGAFAPLLLVSLAQLGFVYAIMGLSLFWLVGFFAFLIWALRGMETRGRPLEEIS from the coding sequence ATGAAGCTCATAAACACAGACATAACCTGCAGGCTTGACAGCATGCCCTGGACGGGTTTTCATACACGCTTTGTCTTTGCCCTTGGTATAACCTGGGTTCTTGATGCCTTTGAGGTGGTTATAGTCAGTGCGGTTCTGAAACCCATGGCTAAAAGCCTTCAGTTCACACCCCAGCAGAGCTCCATGATGGTGAGCGGTTTTCTGCTGGGTGCCATCCTCGGTTCTCTTATCTTTGGCTATCTTGCTGACAGATACGGAAGAAAGAAGCTCTTTCTCATCACGCTTCTGCTGTATGCGGGTGGAACTTTTCTGACGGGCTTTGCCAGTAGTTTTGAAGCCGCTCTCCTTTTCAGGATAACTGCAGGTGCAGGTCTCGGTGGAGAGTTTGCAGCCATCCAGTCCGCCATAGACGAGTTTGTCCCATCACGACACAGGGGAAAGGTGGACGGCACTATTACCGCTCTCTGGAACCTCGGTAGCCTCATGGCATCTCTGAGTGCCATAGGACTTCTAAAAGTCATGGACGAGGGGCTTGCATGGCGTGTTGCCTACCTCTTTGGGGGTGTTCTTGCGCTTCTTGTGGTCTTCGTCAGGCTCTACGTGCCAGAGTCTCCCAGATGGCTCCTCTCAAGGGGAAGGCTTGAGGAGGCAGAAAAGATAGTGCAGAGGGTAGAGCAGGAGGCGGGCGGCAGGAAGACTTACGACCGGTGCGATGTGCCTGTCTTTGAGGGAAGCCTTCTGGATGCGTCTAAAATCATACTGAGTAGATACAGGTGGCGCTTTCTTTTCAGCGCTAGCATGAGCTTTACCATTCTTACAACTTACTACGGAATGATAACCCTGCTTCCACTCATTCTCTCTGAGGTATACTCTCTCAGCAGCAAGGAAATACCTCAGATTCTTACCTTAGGGAGCCTTGGAGGACTGATTGGAGGTCTTGTGGTGGCATTCCTTGTGGACAGGATTGGAAGGATACCCCTGGGGATTTTGATAAGCCTGCTTTCGGCACTTCTGAGCATTTCTTTCCTCCTCGGTTTCGACATAAAGTTTACCTTTTTTGTCTATTCTCTTATCGCCTTTTCCTTTGCCTCCGTTGCCTATGTGATAGCCACAGAGATATACCCATCCTACATAAGAGCATACGCCATAGGTATTCTCTCCATAATTGGCAGGCTTTCTGGAGCCTTTGCTCCCCTCCTTCTGGTTAGCCTTGCACAGCTTGGCTTTGTGTATGCCATCATGGGGCTTTCTCTTTTTTGGCTTGTGGGCTTTTTTGCCTTTTTAATTTGGGCCTTGAGGGGTATGGAAACAAGGGGAAGACCTCTTGAAGAAATCTCATAA
- a CDS encoding ATP-dependent DNA ligase encodes MTFRELSEYFYRLEQTTSRLEMADILRELLEKADSEEIDKVVYLTLGELMPAFRGVEFGVSERLMMEALSKACGVRVSQVEKLYKEKGDLGETARELIGWQGRGLSLVKVYQELLDVALTRGTLDKVMKLMSLLKGLSGFEAKYAVRIVIGRLRLGVGDATIIDALSLTTGSKELKPLIERAYNLCSDLGLVAKRLKEGGLEALREFRVHLGYPIRMALAERVTSAEEIIQRLGRCAIEAKYDGFRLQVHKDGQKVEIYSRNLERMTEMFPDVVRAVLEDIKSQRVILEGEALAVNEETGEFYPFQVTIQRKRKYGVEEYSKEYPLKLFCFDLLYLEGEDYTVKPFIERRKTLEELLAHTNTLRTSEMFITDSEREVEAFFEEAVTRGLEGIMAKRLDAPYTAGSRNFNWIKLKRSYRGSLADTIDVVIVGYYYGRGARAKLGIGGLLVAVYEPSTDTFKTISKVGSGFTEEEWVRLKEMLDKIRLEHRHPRVDSLMEVDVWVEPRYVITVNADEITRSPLHTAGRTLEEPGYALRFPRAVSFIREDKNPEDANTVEEIIRLYNLQRKVSVE; translated from the coding sequence ATGACCTTCAGAGAACTGTCTGAATACTTCTACCGCCTTGAGCAGACTACCAGCAGACTTGAGATGGCAGACATACTCAGGGAGCTTCTGGAAAAGGCAGATTCCGAGGAAATTGATAAGGTAGTTTATCTCACTCTGGGCGAGCTAATGCCAGCTTTCAGAGGAGTGGAGTTTGGCGTATCTGAAAGGCTTATGATGGAGGCCCTTTCCAAGGCATGCGGTGTAAGGGTCAGTCAGGTGGAAAAACTCTACAAGGAAAAGGGAGACCTTGGAGAAACTGCACGGGAGCTTATAGGCTGGCAGGGACGGGGTCTGAGCCTTGTAAAAGTGTATCAGGAGCTTCTTGATGTTGCCCTGACCAGAGGGACCCTTGACAAGGTCATGAAGCTTATGAGCCTTCTGAAGGGCCTTTCTGGCTTTGAGGCAAAATATGCAGTCAGAATTGTCATTGGCAGGCTAAGGCTTGGTGTGGGTGATGCTACCATAATAGACGCCCTTTCACTGACCACAGGGAGCAAGGAACTCAAACCCCTTATAGAGAGGGCATACAATCTCTGTTCGGACCTGGGGCTGGTGGCTAAGAGACTTAAAGAGGGTGGGCTTGAAGCATTGAGAGAATTCAGGGTTCATCTGGGCTATCCCATAAGGATGGCCCTTGCAGAGAGGGTCACAAGTGCAGAGGAGATAATTCAGAGGCTTGGCAGGTGTGCCATAGAAGCCAAATACGATGGCTTCAGACTCCAGGTTCACAAAGATGGACAGAAGGTGGAGATATATTCAAGGAACCTTGAACGCATGACGGAGATGTTTCCAGACGTGGTCAGAGCTGTTCTTGAGGATATAAAGTCCCAGAGGGTAATACTGGAGGGAGAAGCACTTGCGGTAAACGAGGAAACAGGTGAGTTCTACCCCTTTCAGGTCACCATACAGAGGAAAAGGAAATATGGCGTGGAGGAGTATTCAAAAGAATACCCCCTGAAGCTTTTCTGCTTTGACCTTCTTTACCTTGAAGGGGAGGATTACACGGTAAAGCCCTTTATAGAGAGAAGAAAGACTCTGGAGGAGCTTCTGGCACATACAAACACCCTCCGAACCTCCGAAATGTTCATAACTGACAGCGAAAGGGAAGTGGAAGCCTTTTTTGAAGAGGCTGTGACGAGAGGACTTGAGGGCATAATGGCAAAAAGGCTTGACGCACCATACACTGCAGGCTCAAGAAACTTTAACTGGATAAAGCTAAAAAGAAGCTACAGAGGAAGCCTTGCAGACACCATAGACGTGGTCATAGTGGGCTACTATTATGGAAGGGGTGCAAGGGCAAAGCTTGGCATCGGTGGACTTCTTGTGGCTGTTTATGAGCCCTCCACAGACACCTTCAAAACCATAAGTAAGGTGGGCTCTGGCTTTACAGAGGAAGAATGGGTCAGGCTCAAAGAGATGCTTGATAAAATAAGGCTTGAACACAGACATCCAAGGGTAGACAGCCTTATGGAGGTGGATGTCTGGGTGGAGCCAAGGTATGTGATAACTGTTAACGCTGACGAGATAACCAGGTCACCCCTACATACTGCTGGAAGAACCTTAGAAGAACCCGGCTATGCCCTACGCTTTCCAAGGGCTGTCAGCTTCATAAGAGAAGACAAAAACCCTGAAGACGCCAACACGGTAGAGGAAATAATAAGGCTCTACAACCTGCAGAGGAAAGTTTCTGTGGAGTAA
- a CDS encoding NAD(+)/NADH kinase, translating to MKVLLFVKDSPRAREVSQSVGEFIKTRGIQLDVFVNERSGKEKPSLKGIDLLVVVGGDGTFLAGARLGSGEGVPLLGINVGRFGFLTEVELEELEKVFELVIQGKIEPQRRMMLSAFLQREGKELYLGDYLNDVVVSKESLARMVEVEIELQKERVLRVYGDGVIVSTPTGSTAYALSAGGPILYPLMEALLFVPICPHTLSNRPLVIPADFEIRLINLSEDHMSYLTLDGQEGMSLKRDDRVLVRRSQHYCLMYPNPNRSFFGILKEKLRWG from the coding sequence ATGAAAGTTCTCCTCTTTGTAAAGGACAGTCCGAGGGCGAGGGAGGTATCTCAGAGTGTAGGAGAGTTTATAAAGACCCGTGGTATCCAGCTGGATGTCTTTGTAAATGAAAGGTCAGGAAAAGAAAAGCCATCCCTTAAGGGTATTGACCTCCTTGTGGTGGTGGGCGGGGATGGCACCTTTCTGGCAGGTGCAAGACTTGGCTCAGGGGAGGGCGTTCCACTGCTGGGCATAAACGTGGGGAGGTTTGGCTTTCTTACTGAGGTGGAGCTGGAAGAGCTGGAGAAGGTCTTTGAGCTTGTGATTCAGGGCAAAATAGAGCCTCAGAGGAGGATGATGCTCTCTGCCTTTTTGCAGAGGGAAGGGAAGGAGTTATACCTGGGAGACTACCTGAACGATGTGGTGGTTTCAAAGGAGAGCCTTGCACGCATGGTGGAGGTGGAAATAGAGCTTCAGAAGGAAAGGGTGCTGAGAGTTTACGGGGATGGTGTGATAGTCTCCACACCCACAGGCTCCACCGCCTACGCCCTCTCTGCGGGGGGACCCATACTCTACCCTCTTATGGAGGCTCTTCTCTTTGTCCCCATTTGCCCTCACACCCTCTCCAACAGACCTCTCGTGATTCCCGCAGACTTTGAAATAAGGCTTATAAACCTTTCAGAGGACCACATGTCTTATCTTACCCTTGATGGTCAGGAGGGTATGAGCCTCAAAAGGGACGACAGGGTGCTGGTAAGGAGGTCTCAGCACTACTGCCTTATGTATCCAAACCCTAACAGGAGCTTCTTTGGAATTCTCAAGGAAAAACTCAGATGGGGCTGA
- the glgP gene encoding alpha-glucan family phosphorylase yields the protein MIAYFVMELGLEDSMPLYSGGLGTLAGDTLFSYADMDIPAVCVTLLYKRGYNLQKITPHGMQLDFDALWDYKRYLRKLDLEVEIFFGDKKQKVTCWEYWVRSKSDVRVLFLDVDIEGNDPEIRKLNSKLYFDDGLYRLRQEILLGIGGYRVLKALGYSIHVYHMNESHSAFLVVELLKELGSLEEIRKRCVFTTHTPVLAGHDRFPLEMVKEEFRSYKHMNWEEEVDNGSINLSMLAAKYAGKVNAVSHRHKFVTAGIFPELAESVEYVTNGVYHKRWIHEEMQELFNEYMPGWDENPILLQRAYEIPSELLLRKHNRIKSDLVNLVNKQTDASFSDDVLTIGVARRVTPYKRNDLILRDLERLIHIAESFGEVQIVFAGKAHPRDSLGKEMIKNIFERMRLIREKTKAVKVAFLENYGIEMAKLLIAGCDVWLNNPRRPYEACGTSGMKAGMNGVLNFSTWDGWWLEGGIEGVNGWGIGPKPGWQDMGESKDAEDLEDLYGKLAYIIIPTFYKHRDEWVRLMKNSIATIGPYFNTHRMVSEYISKVYKIGLR from the coding sequence ATGATAGCCTACTTTGTTATGGAGCTGGGGCTTGAGGATAGTATGCCCCTCTATAGCGGAGGGTTGGGGACCCTGGCAGGAGATACACTCTTCTCCTATGCGGATATGGACATTCCAGCAGTCTGCGTGACCCTTCTTTACAAAAGAGGATACAACCTTCAGAAGATAACCCCTCATGGCATGCAGCTGGACTTTGATGCCCTCTGGGACTACAAGAGGTATCTGAGAAAGCTTGACCTTGAGGTGGAGATATTCTTCGGCGATAAGAAGCAGAAGGTCACCTGCTGGGAATACTGGGTAAGGTCAAAGAGTGATGTGAGGGTTCTTTTCCTTGATGTGGATATAGAGGGCAACGACCCCGAAATAAGAAAGCTAAACAGCAAGCTTTATTTTGATGATGGTCTTTACAGGCTCAGACAGGAGATACTTCTGGGAATTGGAGGATATAGGGTTTTAAAAGCCCTTGGCTATTCAATTCATGTTTATCACATGAACGAAAGCCACTCTGCCTTTCTTGTGGTTGAACTTCTCAAGGAGCTGGGCAGTCTTGAAGAGATAAGAAAAAGGTGTGTTTTTACAACCCATACACCAGTTCTCGCAGGACACGACAGGTTTCCACTGGAAATGGTAAAGGAAGAGTTCAGGTCCTATAAACATATGAACTGGGAAGAAGAGGTAGACAATGGCAGTATAAACCTCTCCATGCTGGCGGCAAAGTATGCTGGTAAGGTAAACGCAGTATCCCACAGGCATAAATTCGTAACCGCAGGCATATTCCCGGAGCTGGCGGAGAGCGTTGAGTATGTTACCAACGGCGTTTATCACAAAAGATGGATTCACGAGGAGATGCAGGAACTCTTCAACGAGTATATGCCCGGATGGGACGAAAACCCCATACTGCTCCAGAGGGCTTACGAAATTCCCTCAGAGCTTCTTCTTAGAAAGCACAACAGGATAAAGAGCGACCTTGTAAACCTTGTAAACAAGCAGACAGATGCTAGCTTTTCCGATGATGTGCTTACCATAGGCGTGGCAAGAAGGGTAACACCCTACAAAAGAAATGACCTCATACTCAGAGACTTGGAAAGGCTTATACACATTGCAGAGAGCTTTGGAGAAGTTCAGATAGTCTTCGCAGGTAAAGCCCATCCAAGAGACAGTCTGGGCAAAGAGATGATAAAGAACATCTTTGAAAGGATGAGGCTCATAAGGGAGAAAACAAAGGCGGTCAAGGTGGCTTTCCTTGAAAACTACGGCATAGAGATGGCAAAGCTACTGATAGCTGGATGTGATGTATGGTTGAACAACCCCAGAAGACCCTACGAGGCCTGTGGAACCAGCGGTATGAAGGCAGGGATGAACGGAGTTCTCAACTTTTCCACGTGGGACGGCTGGTGGCTGGAGGGTGGTATAGAGGGGGTAAACGGCTGGGGTATAGGACCAAAGCCAGGCTGGCAGGATATGGGAGAATCAAAAGATGCAGAGGACCTTGAAGACCTTTACGGAAAACTGGCATACATAATAATCCCAACCTTTTACAAGCACAGGGACGAGTGGGTCCGGCTAATGAAAAACAGCATAGCTACCATAGGACCATACTTTAACACCCACAGGATGGTAAGCGAATATATTAGTAAGGTATACAAAATTGGACTGAGGTGA
- a CDS encoding ferritin-like domain-containing protein: MDKKETISMLLYDVALEHSAIVQYLYHIFLITDGNITSEIEEIARQEMRHLKWFAQKVVQLGGQVVLDRLEDMIMIGGPDWADMLSKDIWAEEEAIRIYSQQLEVVKDDSVKKLLERVIKDEQDHRIEFSELMEKVKEGFVCIPLEEQRPDPRTLEVLNKFLKEEYQTIINYLYQFFHSKNCDYKDIMLDLAIESMVHMGKLGEKIGELGGMPSIQRVDYSPKPLKSLQEQVKAEILYEQETGGEYGKETAGIEDPDIRRLFSFIEHQEEYHKQKLMEFFRLMNRLTVGDLRKRDA; encoded by the coding sequence ATGGATAAGAAAGAGACCATAAGCATGCTCCTTTACGATGTGGCTCTTGAGCACTCTGCCATAGTGCAGTATCTGTATCACATATTCCTAATAACCGATGGAAACATAACCTCGGAGATAGAGGAAATTGCCCGTCAGGAGATGAGGCATCTCAAGTGGTTTGCTCAGAAGGTGGTCCAGCTGGGCGGGCAGGTGGTTCTGGACAGGCTTGAAGACATGATAATGATAGGTGGACCTGACTGGGCGGACATGCTCTCAAAGGACATATGGGCAGAGGAGGAAGCCATAAGGATATACAGCCAGCAGCTTGAAGTGGTAAAGGATGACTCGGTGAAAAAGCTCCTTGAGAGGGTCATAAAGGACGAGCAGGACCACAGGATTGAGTTTTCAGAGCTTATGGAAAAGGTGAAGGAAGGGTTTGTATGCATTCCACTGGAAGAGCAGAGACCAGACCCAAGGACCCTTGAAGTGCTTAACAAATTCCTTAAAGAGGAGTATCAGACCATAATCAACTACCTCTACCAGTTTTTCCATTCCAAAAATTGCGATTACAAGGACATAATGCTTGACCTCGCCATAGAAAGCATGGTGCACATGGGCAAGCTGGGAGAAAAGATTGGCGAGCTTGGTGGAATGCCCAGCATTCAGAGGGTGGACTATTCACCAAAGCCTCTCAAAAGCCTCCAGGAACAGGTAAAGGCAGAGATACTCTACGAGCAGGAAACGGGCGGAGAATACGGAAAAGAGACTGCAGGAATTGAGGACCCTGACATAAGGAGGCTCTTCAGCTTCATAGAACATCAGGAGGAATACCACAAACAGAAGCTCATGGAGTTTTTCAGATTGATGAACAGGCTCACGGTGGGAGACCTCAGAAAAAGGGATGCTTGA
- a CDS encoding ABC transporter substrate binding protein, with amino-acid sequence MAIILLLLLSSCKEEKVLIGVLISGEGRLQKVEGFKDGLKSLGVKDVELVVYNGGNSLAGIEEKAIEMVEREGDFRLIAAGGSLEAHYLKKAKENLKVPVVILGGTAIKTWGFVDDMYRPVKGITGVDNLNTELMEKRIELFKRLFPNINKALVFCTHRFEASKIATRLTIKAGERYGLKIVPLIVNNVHDLEYVISHMKEDGFEAIIITPCFYTENFLTSYILHYARFYQVPVLCLSPEHTAKGCTVAYGSSNYDQGYQASYIAYQILRGVKVEDIPFEQVHNVKLSINESSLRELGYYPDNKLYTIADQIVK; translated from the coding sequence ATGGCAATAATACTTCTACTTTTACTTTCCTCTTGCAAAGAGGAAAAGGTATTAATCGGTGTTTTAATATCTGGCGAGGGTAGACTTCAAAAGGTGGAAGGTTTTAAGGATGGACTCAAAAGCTTGGGTGTAAAGGACGTGGAGCTTGTTGTTTATAACGGCGGGAACAGCCTGGCAGGTATTGAAGAAAAAGCTATTGAAATGGTAGAAAGAGAAGGAGACTTCAGGCTAATAGCTGCAGGTGGAAGTCTAGAAGCTCATTACCTGAAGAAGGCAAAGGAAAATCTAAAAGTTCCAGTGGTTATACTGGGAGGAACGGCGATTAAAACCTGGGGTTTTGTTGACGACATGTATAGACCAGTAAAAGGTATAACTGGAGTGGATAATCTGAATACAGAACTTATGGAAAAACGCATAGAGCTGTTTAAAAGACTCTTTCCTAATATAAACAAAGCTTTAGTTTTCTGCACACATCGCTTTGAAGCATCTAAAATTGCAACCAGACTAACAATTAAGGCAGGAGAAAGATATGGTTTAAAGATAGTTCCCCTTATAGTTAACAATGTTCATGACCTTGAATATGTGATAAGTCACATGAAAGAGGATGGTTTTGAAGCTATCATAATTACGCCCTGCTTTTATACGGAAAATTTTCTCACTTCCTATATACTGCATTATGCTAGGTTCTATCAGGTGCCTGTTTTGTGTCTTTCACCCGAACATACAGCCAAAGGATGCACAGTAGCCTATGGTAGCTCCAACTACGACCAGGGCTATCAGGCCTCCTACATTGCCTATCAAATATTAAGAGGAGTTAAAGTGGAAGATATACCATTTGAGCAAGTCCATAATGTAAAACTCTCTATAAATGAAAGTTCATTGAGAGAATTAGGCTATTATCCTGATAACAAATTATACACAATAGCTGACCAAATAGTAAAATGA
- a CDS encoding sodium:solute symporter family protein, with translation MLLGFIILYILGTLSVGLLAATFVKNSRDYILAGRSLPLYMATFVSFATWFGSETILGASSVMAKEGLLGVIEDPFGAALCLILIGLFFAKPLYRMNLLTMGDFYRVVYGRKVEVVASLMMVFSYFGWIGAQMVAIGIILQLVLGIPQIWGILLGFGVVLFYTFLGGMWAVSLTDFIQTIMIIAGLLAVLYEVSSGFSQIASVLSSQPPDYYRLFPEPTLKDILLYISAWITIGLGSIPQQDVFQRVMASRSERVAVLSTISAGFMYLTVALIPLILAVFARVRYPELLEVDPQLMLPTMIMEHASLPTKVLFFGALLSAIMSTASAAVLAPASVLSENLIRPYIRGISDRGFLWLTRACVLLVSLASLGFALSGESIYHLVGSSSALSLVSLFVPLVAGLYFRGSNPVSAMASMLSGFFSWALLEYVFHSQFALLVGLAFSTLSYILFSLIWKR, from the coding sequence ATGCTTCTTGGGTTCATAATCCTTTACATACTGGGAACCCTCTCTGTAGGCCTTCTGGCGGCCACCTTTGTAAAAAACTCAAGGGACTACATACTGGCGGGCAGAAGTCTGCCACTGTATATGGCGACCTTTGTATCCTTTGCCACTTGGTTTGGCTCAGAAACCATTCTGGGTGCATCCTCCGTTATGGCGAAGGAAGGTCTTTTGGGCGTGATAGAGGACCCCTTTGGTGCGGCACTTTGCCTTATCCTCATAGGTCTTTTCTTTGCAAAGCCCCTATACAGGATGAACCTGCTTACCATGGGAGACTTCTACAGGGTGGTGTATGGCAGGAAGGTGGAGGTGGTGGCAAGCCTTATGATGGTCTTTTCTTACTTTGGATGGATTGGGGCTCAGATGGTAGCAATAGGCATAATACTTCAGCTTGTGCTGGGTATTCCTCAGATATGGGGCATACTGCTGGGCTTTGGTGTGGTGCTCTTTTACACCTTTCTGGGAGGCATGTGGGCTGTGTCCCTTACCGACTTTATCCAGACCATAATGATAATCGCGGGTCTGCTGGCGGTTCTCTATGAGGTATCTTCCGGTTTTTCTCAGATTGCCTCCGTCCTTTCCTCCCAGCCTCCTGATTATTACAGACTTTTCCCTGAGCCAACACTTAAAGACATACTTCTCTACATATCCGCATGGATAACCATAGGGCTTGGCTCCATACCCCAGCAGGATGTGTTTCAGAGGGTAATGGCATCAAGGAGTGAGAGGGTGGCAGTCCTTTCCACCATATCCGCAGGCTTCATGTATCTGACCGTTGCCTTAATACCTCTCATACTTGCCGTCTTTGCAAGGGTAAGGTATCCAGAGCTTCTTGAAGTGGACCCACAACTCATGCTACCCACCATGATAATGGAGCATGCAAGCCTTCCCACAAAGGTGCTCTTCTTTGGGGCACTTCTTTCTGCCATAATGAGCACCGCAAGCGCCGCCGTGCTGGCACCCGCATCGGTCCTGAGCGAAAACCTCATAAGACCCTACATAAGAGGTATTTCTGACAGGGGCTTCCTGTGGCTCACCAGAGCCTGCGTGCTCCTTGTCTCTCTGGCTTCGCTGGGCTTTGCCCTCTCGGGAGAGTCTATCTACCACCTTGTGGGAAGCTCTTCAGCCCTGAGCCTTGTATCTCTCTTCGTTCCCCTTGTGGCAGGGCTCTACTTCAGGGGTTCAAACCCAGTCTCCGCCATGGCCTCCATGCTGTCGGGCTTTTTCAGCTGGGCTCTGCTTGAGTATGTCTTTCACAGCCAGTTTGCCCTGCTGGTAGGCCTTGCCTTCAGCACCCTTTCGTATATACTCTTTAGCTTGATATGGAAGAGGTAG
- a CDS encoding D-sedoheptulose 7-phosphate isomerase yields MLDLVVNSFRESAEVKLAFVELYAEQTLEVGQIIARAIKDGNKVLLFGNGGSAADAQHIAGEIVGRFKKERRALPAIALTTDTSILTAVGNDYGFESVFERQIEALCTPGDIAIGISTSGNSSNVIRGLMKAHDLGATTIAFTGRDGGRLTEIAHYSFVVPSYDTARIQECHITLGHVLCELIDRLL; encoded by the coding sequence ATGCTTGACCTGGTTGTAAACTCCTTCAGGGAGAGCGCAGAGGTAAAACTGGCTTTTGTGGAGCTTTACGCAGAGCAGACTCTTGAAGTAGGGCAGATAATAGCCAGAGCTATAAAGGATGGCAACAAGGTGCTCCTTTTTGGCAACGGAGGGAGTGCCGCAGATGCCCAGCATATAGCGGGAGAAATCGTGGGCAGGTTTAAGAAAGAGAGAAGGGCTCTGCCAGCCATAGCCCTGACTACGGATACCTCAATCCTTACTGCGGTGGGAAATGACTACGGCTTTGAAAGTGTCTTTGAAAGACAGATAGAAGCCCTCTGCACACCCGGAGACATAGCCATAGGTATCAGCACCTCTGGAAACTCCTCCAACGTGATAAGGGGTCTGATGAAAGCCCACGACCTGGGGGCAACCACTATAGCCTTTACCGGTAGAGACGGAGGAAGGCTTACAGAAATTGCCCATTACAGCTTTGTGGTGCCCTCCTATGACACCGCAAGAATACAGGAGTGTCATATAACGCTGGGGCATGTGCTGTGCGAGCTGATTGACAGACTTCTATGA
- a CDS encoding ATP-binding protein, producing MEYIAYRFKDGQLLPVRHPHVPDFDSLLHIDRQKEILRRNTLQFVKGLPANDALLWGDRGTGKSSLIKSMLGLFAGEGLRLVQVYKMDILHLSDLYGLLRERKERFILFFDDLSFEPGDENIKILKSLMDGDVEERPENVLVYATSNRRHLMPERTEEDKFPEESYSEKVSLVERFGIRLGFFAFGKEQYLSIVRNLVSQRALELEEEEIHSLALDWALQNGFSGRSAFYFVKDLEGRLRLRY from the coding sequence ATGGAATACATAGCTTATCGCTTTAAAGATGGTCAGCTTCTGCCAGTCAGGCATCCGCATGTGCCAGACTTTGACAGCCTCCTTCATATAGACAGGCAGAAGGAAATCCTGAGAAGAAACACCCTTCAGTTTGTGAAGGGTCTGCCTGCCAACGATGCACTTCTGTGGGGGGACAGAGGAACGGGCAAGTCTTCTCTTATTAAGTCCATGCTGGGGCTTTTTGCAGGGGAGGGGCTCAGGCTGGTGCAGGTCTATAAGATGGATATCCTTCACCTCTCTGACCTCTACGGGCTTCTCAGAGAGAGGAAGGAGAGGTTTATCCTTTTCTTTGATGACCTTTCCTTTGAGCCGGGCGATGAAAACATAAAGATTCTCAAGTCTCTTATGGACGGGGATGTGGAAGAAAGACCAGAAAATGTGCTTGTATATGCCACTTCCAACAGAAGGCATCTCATGCCAGAAAGGACGGAAGAGGACAAGTTCCCGGAAGAGAGCTATTCAGAGAAGGTGTCTCTGGTGGAGAGGTTTGGCATAAGGCTGGGCTTCTTTGCCTTTGGAAAGGAACAGTATCTTTCCATAGTAAGAAATCTGGTTTCTCAGAGGGCTCTTGAGCTTGAAGAGGAGGAGATTCATAGTCTTGCCCTTGACTGGGCTCTGCAGAATGGCTTTTCTGGAAGGAGTGCCTTTTACTTTGTAAAAGACCTTGAGGGGAGGCTCAGGTTAAGATATTGA